One genomic region from Anabaena sp. PCC 7108 encodes:
- a CDS encoding XRE family transcriptional regulator: protein MTTNILDNIDLRTLGELLQQARKKCNMTQADAAKIIDAARTTMIAIEKGERRLKANELIKLARAYGRSVSEFVRQRPVVQPFEVQFRAVYQRSQEQQAEIEPFISQLEELCQNYLELEKIMDAPLPRNYPLEYQVTDMPIKSAAESIAVAERHRLGLGDAPISQLRDILEQDVGLRIFYLQMPQKYSEVYSYNEEVGGCMAINANHPEERRRWSMAHGYLHFLAHRQKPEFHFDGQYQRYPESEQLAETFPKYFLMPTSGLLKRFNDMYRTHGKFTPTNLFTLAHYYGVSVEALVYRLEEMELLPSGTWDKLRDRGLKVRKVQEELGLEQILQRVDMMPLHYQHLAIEALDQALITEGRFAEFLCVNRLEARRIAEVLREYSSGMMEEDTDFDLRQIQTTGK from the coding sequence ATGACTACCAACATCCTGGATAACATTGACCTGCGGACATTAGGTGAACTCCTGCAACAAGCCCGTAAAAAATGCAACATGACTCAAGCGGATGCAGCAAAGATTATTGATGCTGCACGCACCACTATGATTGCAATTGAGAAGGGAGAACGTCGTCTCAAAGCCAATGAACTGATTAAACTTGCTCGTGCTTACGGACGTTCTGTAAGTGAATTTGTTCGTCAACGTCCTGTCGTACAACCTTTTGAAGTGCAGTTTCGCGCAGTTTATCAACGCAGTCAAGAACAACAAGCAGAAATTGAACCCTTTATCTCCCAATTAGAGGAATTATGTCAAAATTACCTAGAACTTGAGAAAATCATGGATGCGCCACTACCGCGAAACTATCCTCTTGAGTATCAAGTAACAGATATGCCCATTAAATCTGCTGCGGAGAGTATAGCAGTAGCAGAACGTCACAGGCTGGGTTTAGGTGATGCGCCTATTTCCCAACTGCGGGACATCCTAGAACAAGACGTGGGTTTACGGATCTTCTATTTGCAGATGCCGCAAAAATACTCAGAAGTGTATAGCTATAACGAAGAAGTTGGCGGTTGTATGGCTATCAATGCCAATCATCCAGAGGAGCGCCGACGTTGGTCAATGGCGCATGGATACCTGCATTTTCTCGCACATCGGCAAAAACCAGAGTTTCATTTTGATGGTCAATATCAACGATATCCTGAAAGTGAGCAACTAGCAGAAACTTTCCCCAAATATTTCTTGATGCCTACCAGTGGATTGCTGAAGCGGTTTAATGATATGTACCGTACACACGGCAAATTCACACCGACTAATTTATTTACACTAGCGCATTATTATGGTGTTTCTGTAGAAGCCCTAGTTTATCGGTTAGAAGAAATGGAACTTCTACCGTCTGGAACTTGGGATAAATTGCGAGATAGAGGTTTAAAAGTTAGAAAGGTACAAGAGGAACTTGGCTTAGAACAAATCCTGCAAAGGGTTGATATGATGCCTTTACATTATCAACACTTAGCAATTGAAGCACTAGATCAAGCCCTAATTACGGAAGGGCGTTTTGCTGAATTCCTCTGTGTTAACCGTTTAGAAGCCCGTCGCATTGCAGAAGTATTAAGGGAGTATTCAAGCGGAATGATGGAAGAAGACACGGATTTTGATTTGCGTCAAATCCAAACTACTGGGAAGTAA
- a CDS encoding 7-cyano-7-deazaguanine synthase, translating to MNHTPSRQQKPTESNYKDYTLHFQPVENSNGSVLFVDHSQDKKATIGINVGDTELKYRVLGEFPPIIADLIDLAVAIYTSDRLAPQSLTKNQRRFYVILPLRHPELFSAEPFRAKLDDLLKWTTDTEWVFDFQKRIAPERLVEHQSLPLAPQGCEVTLWSGGLDALAGLYTRLLMYPEKRFILFGTGSNNSVYARQERVYKKIQSIFPGRCYLFRLPIRFDDSSEQPKNKLSRARGVVFTLLGSACAYLMGEKVLCLYENGIGAINLPYRESAVGLDHSRSVHPLTLLMVSEVVSELLGEEFQVKNPFLFWTKAEMCKALVKNGRDDLPPLTMSCDSPHRQKPVQCGYCSSCLLRRQSLAASTIKDRTRYVVLHGERPVKEPSLCFLNMQAQVRTLDSLIAVSNEPWITLTKRFPVLDDIVDRTAMAENLSPADMRSRLIQLYQNYVSEWNAVESQIANGLLSDQKASSKYVVSSQQS from the coding sequence ATGAACCATACACCTTCACGTCAACAAAAACCAACTGAAAGTAACTATAAAGATTACACTTTACACTTTCAACCTGTAGAGAACAGTAATGGATCTGTGCTATTTGTTGATCACTCTCAGGATAAAAAGGCAACTATTGGAATTAATGTAGGTGATACAGAGTTAAAATATCGTGTTCTAGGAGAGTTTCCCCCTATTATTGCTGATCTCATTGACCTTGCTGTTGCTATATATACCTCAGATCGTCTTGCTCCTCAAAGTCTTACAAAGAACCAACGCCGATTTTATGTGATACTGCCATTACGTCATCCAGAATTGTTTAGTGCTGAACCATTTCGCGCAAAACTAGATGACCTGCTTAAATGGACAACTGATACCGAATGGGTTTTCGACTTTCAAAAACGGATTGCACCGGAACGCCTTGTTGAACACCAATCTCTTCCGTTAGCACCCCAAGGATGTGAAGTGACGTTGTGGAGTGGTGGACTAGATGCGCTGGCTGGTTTGTACACTCGGCTTCTGATGTATCCAGAAAAACGGTTTATCTTATTTGGAACTGGGAGCAACAATAGTGTATATGCCCGCCAGGAAAGAGTATATAAGAAAATTCAATCTATCTTTCCCGGTCGCTGCTATCTTTTCCGCCTCCCAATCCGATTTGATGATAGTAGTGAGCAGCCAAAAAACAAGCTTTCCCGTGCGAGGGGTGTTGTATTCACTCTTCTTGGTTCTGCGTGTGCATACCTTATGGGAGAAAAGGTTCTTTGTTTGTATGAAAACGGAATCGGTGCAATCAACCTTCCATATCGTGAATCGGCTGTAGGATTGGATCACTCTCGTTCTGTTCATCCCTTAACTTTACTAATGGTGAGTGAGGTTGTTTCCGAGCTTTTAGGAGAAGAGTTCCAGGTCAAAAACCCCTTTCTTTTTTGGACTAAAGCCGAAATGTGCAAAGCATTGGTGAAAAATGGGAGAGATGACTTACCACCTTTAACTATGTCCTGTGACAGTCCACATCGTCAAAAACCAGTTCAATGTGGTTACTGCTCCTCTTGTCTTTTAAGGCGACAATCACTTGCAGCCTCTACCATAAAAGATAGAACTCGTTATGTGGTCTTACATGGAGAGCGTCCAGTTAAAGAGCCGAGTTTATGTTTCTTGAATATGCAAGCTCAGGTTCGTACCCTTGATTCTTTGATTGCTGTCTCAAATGAACCTTGGATTACTCTAACTAAAAGGTTTCCAGTGTTGGATGATATTGTTGATCGAACTGCTATGGCAGAAAATCTATCACCTGCTGATATGCGAAGTCGTTTAATTCAACTTTATCAAAATTATGTTTCTGAATGGAATGCTGTGGAATCACAGATTGCGAACGGATTATTAAGTGATCAGAAGGCATCTAGTAAATATGTAGTCTCATCTCAACAAAGTTGA